In Gossypium arboreum isolate Shixiya-1 chromosome 5, ASM2569848v2, whole genome shotgun sequence, a single genomic region encodes these proteins:
- the LOC108450053 gene encoding glucose-6-phosphate/phosphate translocator 1, chloroplastic-like encodes MSFSFKQSGLATCMNVTNSGFHKRLISTICSRSSFSPCLNLQNPERRNLSVSKPLHISSIEKINEKKTVFECKAYEADKSQPIEVEVKSEAAKRLKIGIYFATWWALNVVFNIYNKKVLNAYPYPWLTSTLSLACGSLMMLISWATRIAETPKTDFEFWKTLFPVAVAHTIGHVAATVSMSKVAVSFTHIIKSGEPAFSVLVSRFLLGETFPPSVYLSLVPIIGGCALAAVTELNFNMTGFMGAMISNFAFVLRNIFSKKGMKGKSVSGMNYYACLSLLSLLILTPFAVAVEGPQMWAAGWQKALSEIGPQFVWWVAAQSIFYHLYNQVSYMSLDEISPLTFSVGNTMKRISVIVSSIIIFHTPVQPINALGAAIAILGTFLYSQAKA; translated from the exons ATGAGTTTTAGCTTTAAGCAATCAGGTTTAGCTACATGCATGAATGTTACAAATTCTGGGTTTCATAAAAGATTAATTTCAACAATTTGTAGCAGATCTTCGTTTTCACCATGTTTGAACCTTCAAAATCCGGAAAGAAGAAATCTTTCAGTGTCAAAACCATTGCATATTTCATCGATTGAGAAAATTAATGAGAAAAAAACAGTGTTTGAATGCAAGGCTTATGAAGCTGACAAGTCACAACCTATTGAAGTTGAAGTGAAATCAGAAGCTGCAAAAAGGTTGAAAATTGGGATTTATTTTGCAACTTGGTGGGCTTTGAATGTCGTTTTCAATATATATAACAAGAAGGTTTTGAATGCTTACCCTTACCCATGGTTGACTTCAACTTTGTCCCTTGCTTGTGGTTCTTTGATGATGTTAATTTCATGGGCTACGAGGATTGCTGAGACCCCAAAAacagattttgagttttggaagaCTTTGTTTCCG GTTGCTGTAGCACATACCATTGGACATGTAGCAGCAACCGTGAGTATGTCGAAGGTTGCAGTTTCGTTCACCCACATCATCAAAAGTGGTGAACCGGCTTTCTCTGTCTTGGTTTCGAGGTTCTTGCTTGGAGAGACCTTTCCTCCATCGGTTTATTTGTCCCTTGTTCCGATCATCGGTGGTTGTGCTCTTGCCGCTGTAACCGAACTCAACTTCAATATGACTG GTTTTATGGGAGCTATGATATCGAACTTTGCATTTGTCTTACGTAACATATTCTCGAAAAAGGGGATGAAGGGGAAATCCGTTAGCGGGATGAACTACTACGCGTGTCTATCTTTGTTGTCTCTCTTAATTCTTACACCTTTCGCCGTTGCCGTAGAGGGACCACAGATGTGGGCAGCAGGATGGCAAAAGGCCTTATCGGAAATAGGACCACAGTTTGTCTG GTGGGTAGCAGCGCAAAGTATCTTCTATCATCTCTACAATCAAGTCTCATACATGTCCCTTGATGAGATCTCTCCCTTGACATTTAGCGTTGGGAACACCATGAAACGTATATCCGTTATAGTCTCCTCAATCATCATCTTCCACACGCCGGTACAGCCCATCAATGCTCTCGGAGCTGCAATCGCGATCCTCGGAACCTTCTTGTATTCCCAG GCAAAAGCGTGA